Proteins from a genomic interval of Bifidobacterium longum subsp. infantis ATCC 15697 = JCM 1222 = DSM 20088:
- a CDS encoding bacteriocin-associated integral membrane family protein, with amino-acid sequence MDLMLNNFAASTPFIECAASELPIVRRTNTLLPGIRCIMHWTYKIASILAVALITLAAGFYAQNNEETYPSGPSYDIGISDAHGQPLSTLTGLAATHHVVLARVSYEPDGHGTNRRVISIFGALDGNGMHANSPYPDYGFGPRTRVQRGDRFTDPLGRWLLYGSPRDTASVAKSIRRQGFELNRATPIGITQITKQFFSNSIAQVIFAGLAVVFVSGALSVSTASRVCAIQALHGMRTTGIIMRQFLRHAFFFIICVCIGWMTWISIGAIFWPFASPLGFAGQVFLSIIIATTCMALVALSLSIALVRVLVPNALKLIQGKRPLRFLMASGCIMAIIVLALSSASLNVTNFKWRQSQTLKTTLEHQLSSNDGFQLQLWYSSDQNRARSMPSWNDFVEQTSQSEHTRFASFRLGCTWVDSSQDPQPCILMDSRTARLHHLIRNNTTLARISVIMPENEQWNSESITNNVLRAYSFEQSLAAEEGKSLPAINRTSISIESRPRDAVLSAFDTPSNTDGLSSVPVVVIDPSLLSGDTTTSMVSTGGMTFDYSSRHQLLEILREKGVDSLVASVVNRHDEIQTRLARTTQEMNYFSITACISIICLLGGAIMVALTLCTLRRQIMFVEYMHGAPSYLRFQSILFLAAALCSASLPIQLLIGGYNAVSMTSVSLLFIVVSLATTALYDSRLRADSIKHP; translated from the coding sequence ATGGATTTGATGCTGAATAATTTCGCAGCATCCACACCATTTATTGAATGTGCGGCGAGCGAACTTCCTATCGTCCGCCGCACAAACACATTGTTACCGGGAATAAGGTGTATCATGCACTGGACTTATAAAATCGCCAGTATATTGGCCGTGGCTCTCATCACTCTCGCAGCAGGATTCTATGCGCAAAATAACGAAGAAACCTATCCCTCCGGCCCTAGCTACGATATTGGAATTTCCGACGCGCACGGGCAGCCTCTATCGACATTGACCGGTCTCGCAGCGACCCATCATGTCGTACTCGCGAGAGTCTCCTATGAGCCGGACGGTCACGGTACCAACAGACGCGTAATTTCTATTTTCGGCGCATTAGACGGCAACGGCATGCATGCGAATTCGCCATACCCGGATTATGGGTTCGGGCCGCGCACACGTGTGCAACGCGGAGACAGATTCACCGACCCATTGGGAAGATGGCTTCTCTATGGATCACCACGGGATACCGCTTCAGTAGCCAAATCCATACGGCGCCAAGGATTCGAACTTAACAGAGCAACCCCCATCGGCATCACACAAATCACCAAACAATTCTTCTCCAATTCCATCGCCCAAGTCATATTCGCCGGACTTGCTGTAGTATTTGTGTCCGGCGCGCTTTCCGTGTCGACAGCTTCACGCGTTTGCGCGATACAAGCCTTGCATGGCATGAGAACAACCGGCATTATTATGAGGCAATTCCTGCGGCATGCGTTCTTTTTCATCATCTGCGTCTGCATCGGATGGATGACTTGGATTTCCATTGGTGCGATCTTCTGGCCTTTCGCTTCTCCCTTAGGATTCGCCGGTCAGGTATTCCTCTCCATCATCATCGCCACAACGTGCATGGCATTGGTTGCCTTGTCATTGTCGATTGCTCTAGTAAGGGTTCTGGTGCCGAACGCACTCAAATTAATCCAAGGAAAGCGCCCTTTACGTTTTCTCATGGCTTCCGGCTGCATCATGGCAATCATCGTTCTCGCTCTCAGCTCTGCCAGTTTGAACGTTACGAACTTCAAATGGCGGCAATCCCAAACACTGAAAACAACATTGGAGCATCAATTGTCATCCAACGACGGATTCCAATTGCAACTGTGGTATAGCAGCGATCAAAACCGAGCTCGTTCCATGCCCTCATGGAACGACTTCGTCGAACAAACTTCCCAATCAGAACATACGCGATTCGCCTCATTCCGGCTAGGATGCACGTGGGTGGATAGCTCGCAAGACCCACAGCCCTGCATCCTCATGGATTCCCGTACGGCAAGGCTTCATCATCTTATACGAAACAACACGACACTTGCACGAATCAGTGTGATTATGCCCGAGAATGAACAATGGAACAGCGAATCCATTACGAACAATGTGCTTCGCGCATACTCATTCGAGCAAAGTTTGGCGGCAGAAGAGGGAAAGAGTCTGCCCGCCATCAATCGCACGAGCATCTCCATTGAATCCAGACCAAGAGATGCTGTCTTATCGGCATTTGACACCCCTTCCAACACCGATGGCCTTTCCTCTGTTCCTGTTGTTGTCATTGACCCGTCACTGCTCTCTGGCGATACCACTACATCGATGGTGTCCACCGGCGGCATGACCTTCGATTACAGCTCCCGCCATCAGCTGCTCGAAATCCTACGGGAAAAGGGCGTGGACTCTTTGGTGGCTTCGGTCGTCAATCGGCACGACGAGATACAAACTCGTTTGGCACGAACAACTCAGGAAATGAACTATTTTTCCATCACAGCTTGCATATCCATAATATGTCTGCTGGGCGGCGCAATCATGGTGGCTTTGACACTATGCACACTCCGACGTCAAATTATGTTCGTGGAATATATGCATGGAGCGCCGTCATATCTCCGTTTTCAATCGATACTGTTCCTAGCAGCGGCGTTATGCAGTGCATCTCTTCCGATCCAGTTGCTCATAGGAGGTTACAACGCCGTTTCCATGACCTCGGTTTCCTTACTATTCATCGTCGTTTCGCTGGCAACCACAGCGCTTTACGATTCGCGGCTGCGCGCCGACAGTATCAAACATCCCTGA
- a CDS encoding ATP-binding cassette domain-containing protein, with protein sequence MSALLITHNLTYRIDDRTLWEGLNLTFSPGDMVALTGESGCGKTTLLNVLGLLEEPSSGTITYDGQTIASRKGRRLMHRNVMGFMFQNYALVEQWTVNRNLILALRSVGIPSADRSRLIRRALRAVNLTGYGNRPIYTLSGGEQQRVAIARLLIRQSLRVILADEPTAALDADNRAMVMRHLRDFADSGAIVIYTTHNEETAALADRIIAL encoded by the coding sequence ATGAGCGCCTTATTGATCACGCATAATCTGACATATCGAATCGACGACCGCACCTTATGGGAAGGACTGAACCTGACATTCAGTCCCGGTGACATGGTTGCCCTGACCGGAGAAAGCGGATGTGGCAAAACCACTTTGTTGAATGTCCTAGGTCTTTTGGAAGAGCCAAGTTCAGGAACAATTACCTATGATGGGCAAACAATTGCCTCCAGAAAGGGCCGACGGCTCATGCACCGCAACGTCATGGGATTCATGTTCCAGAATTACGCCCTGGTGGAGCAATGGACGGTGAACAGAAATCTGATTCTGGCTCTGCGCAGCGTCGGAATACCATCGGCAGATAGAAGTCGGCTCATCAGACGCGCATTGCGGGCCGTGAATCTGACGGGCTACGGCAATAGACCTATCTACACACTCAGTGGAGGCGAACAACAACGAGTCGCAATCGCGAGGCTTCTCATCCGTCAATCGCTGCGCGTCATACTGGCGGACGAGCCAACAGCGGCCCTCGATGCCGACAACCGCGCCATGGTCATGCGTCACCTGCGTGATTTCGCCGACAGCGGAGCGATCGTGATCTACACGACGCACAACGAGGAGACCGCGGCTCTCGCCGACCGCATCATCGCATTATGA
- the coaE gene encoding dephospho-CoA kinase (Dephospho-CoA kinase (CoaE) performs the final step in coenzyme A biosynthesis.): MIRIGLTGGIAAGKSTVSTRLRELGAALIDYDELARRVVEPGGVGLRRIAECFGPDALTDQGRLNRRWIAEHVFAGPDSERMRRKLDDIEHPLIYDLALSRERQAVADNPDAVVVHDVPLLAEVLDAMPMRFDHIVTVEAPEQVRVDRMVSTRGMTRDDALARIRHQSSPEQRRVIADAVIDSTQPMGRMLEAVDALYEQWLAES; this comes from the coding sequence ATGATTCGAATAGGATTGACCGGTGGTATTGCGGCGGGCAAAAGCACGGTGTCCACAAGACTGCGGGAGCTCGGCGCGGCGCTTATCGACTATGACGAGCTCGCGCGCCGAGTGGTGGAACCGGGCGGCGTCGGTCTTCGTCGTATAGCGGAATGTTTCGGCCCCGACGCGCTGACCGATCAGGGGCGGCTCAACCGGCGATGGATCGCCGAGCACGTGTTCGCCGGGCCCGACTCGGAACGGATGCGGAGGAAACTGGACGATATCGAGCATCCGTTGATCTATGATCTTGCGCTGTCTCGGGAGCGGCAGGCGGTCGCGGACAATCCGGATGCCGTGGTCGTGCATGATGTTCCGCTGTTGGCGGAAGTCCTGGACGCCATGCCCATGCGATTCGACCATATCGTCACCGTCGAAGCGCCCGAACAAGTGCGGGTCGACAGAATGGTGTCGACCCGCGGCATGACGCGAGATGATGCGCTTGCGCGCATTCGCCACCAGTCCAGCCCGGAACAACGCCGTGTCATAGCCGACGCGGTGATCGATTCCACGCAGCCGATGGGTCGAATGCTCGAAGCCGTCGATGCGCTGTACGAACAGTGGCTGGCGGAATCATAA
- the rpsA gene encoding 30S ribosomal protein S1 → MAENNTEVTKVAINDIGTEEDFIKAVDSTIKNFDDGDLVEGTVVKIDHDEVLLDIGYKTEGVIPSRELSIKKDVDPDEVVEVGDTIEALVVTKEDKEGRLILSKKRAQYERAWGDIEKIKEADGVVEGTVIEAVKGGLIVDIGLRGFLPASLVEMRRVRDLSPYIGQKIKAKILELDKNRNNVVLSRRQYLEETQSEVRETFLSQLKKGQIREGVVSSIVNFGAFVDLGGVDGLIHVSELSWKHIDHPSEVVKVGDKVTVEVLDVDLDRERISLSLKATQEDPWQRFARTHVPGQIVKGKVTKIVQFGVFISVEDGIEGLVHISELANRHVENPETVVKPGEAVFVKVIDVDLDRRRISLSLKQANDSVDPASEDFDPAIYGMPAEYDEQGNYKYPEGFDPNTNEWIAGYEKQREEWESQYAAAHELWEEHKEFVAKELENAAESAAADGQGPKEEKPVEETSNYSSAAPATGTLADSDQLAALRDQLLGK, encoded by the coding sequence ATGGCAGAGAACAACACTGAAGTCACCAAGGTTGCCATCAACGACATCGGCACCGAAGAGGACTTCATCAAGGCAGTCGATTCCACCATCAAGAACTTCGATGATGGTGATCTGGTTGAGGGCACTGTCGTCAAGATCGATCACGACGAAGTCCTCCTGGACATCGGCTACAAGACCGAGGGTGTCATCCCCTCCCGCGAGCTTTCCATCAAGAAGGACGTTGATCCTGACGAAGTCGTCGAGGTCGGCGACACCATCGAGGCCCTTGTCGTCACCAAGGAAGACAAGGAAGGCCGTCTGATTCTGTCCAAGAAGCGTGCCCAGTACGAGCGCGCCTGGGGCGACATCGAGAAGATCAAGGAAGCTGACGGCGTCGTTGAGGGCACCGTCATCGAAGCCGTCAAGGGCGGCCTCATCGTCGACATCGGTCTGCGTGGCTTCCTGCCTGCCTCCCTCGTCGAGATGCGTCGCGTCCGCGACCTCTCCCCGTACATCGGCCAGAAGATCAAGGCCAAGATCCTTGAGCTCGACAAGAACCGCAACAATGTGGTCCTGTCCCGCCGCCAGTACCTCGAGGAGACCCAGTCCGAGGTCCGCGAGACCTTCCTGTCCCAGCTCAAGAAGGGCCAGATTCGTGAGGGCGTGGTGTCCTCCATCGTCAACTTCGGCGCTTTCGTCGATCTGGGCGGTGTTGACGGCCTGATCCACGTTTCCGAGCTGTCTTGGAAGCACATCGACCACCCGTCTGAGGTCGTCAAGGTCGGCGACAAGGTCACCGTCGAGGTGCTCGACGTCGATCTCGACCGTGAGCGTATCTCCCTGTCCCTGAAGGCGACTCAGGAGGATCCGTGGCAGCGCTTCGCTCGCACCCACGTTCCCGGCCAGATCGTCAAGGGCAAGGTCACCAAGATCGTCCAGTTCGGTGTCTTCATCTCCGTCGAGGACGGCATCGAGGGCCTGGTGCACATCTCCGAGCTCGCCAACCGTCACGTCGAGAACCCGGAGACCGTGGTCAAGCCGGGCGAGGCCGTGTTCGTCAAGGTGATCGACGTCGACCTCGATCGTCGCCGCATCTCCCTGTCCCTCAAGCAGGCCAACGACTCCGTCGACCCGGCTTCCGAGGACTTCGATCCGGCCATCTACGGCATGCCGGCCGAGTACGACGAGCAGGGCAACTACAAGTACCCCGAAGGCTTCGACCCGAACACCAACGAGTGGATCGCTGGTTACGAGAAGCAGCGCGAGGAGTGGGAGTCCCAGTACGCCGCCGCCCACGAGCTGTGGGAGGAGCACAAGGAGTTCGTGGCCAAGGAGCTGGAGAACGCTGCCGAATCCGCAGCCGCCGACGGCCAGGGCCCGAAGGAAGAGAAGCCGGTCGAGGAGACCTCCAACTACTCTTCCGCTGCTCCGGCTACCGGTACCCTCGCCGACTCCGATCAGCTCGCCGCCCTGCGCGACCAGCTGCTCGGCAAGTGA
- a CDS encoding bifunctional methylenetetrahydrofolate dehydrogenase/methenyltetrahydrofolate cyclohydrolase — translation MSTKIDGKQIAAEIKTNLAERVNRLKAQGIQPGLGTLLVGEDPGSMKYVAGKHADCQEVGITSVKKELPADASFDDIAATVRELNEDPACTGFIVQLPLPKGINENAIIDMIDPAKDADGMHPYNLGELVLHVRGDISTPLPCTPRGVLELLDAYDIDLNGKEVCVLGRGITIGRTIGLMLTRNAVNATVTLCHTGTRDVADHMRRADVIVAAMGSAGFVTPDKIKDGAVLVDVGISRVYDEEAGRYRIKGDVDKACYDKASAYTPNPGGVGPMTRAMLLANVVEMAERHA, via the coding sequence ATGTCCACAAAAATCGACGGTAAGCAGATTGCGGCCGAAATCAAGACCAACCTTGCCGAGCGAGTGAACAGGCTCAAGGCGCAGGGCATCCAACCAGGGCTGGGCACGCTGCTGGTGGGCGAAGACCCCGGGTCGATGAAGTACGTGGCCGGCAAGCACGCCGATTGTCAGGAAGTGGGCATTACCTCAGTCAAGAAGGAACTGCCGGCGGACGCCAGCTTCGACGACATCGCCGCTACCGTACGCGAACTCAACGAAGATCCGGCCTGCACCGGGTTCATCGTCCAGTTGCCGTTGCCCAAGGGCATCAACGAGAACGCGATCATCGACATGATCGACCCGGCCAAGGATGCCGACGGCATGCACCCGTACAACCTCGGCGAACTGGTGCTGCATGTGCGCGGCGACATTTCGACACCGCTGCCTTGCACTCCGCGCGGTGTGCTCGAGCTGCTCGACGCCTATGACATTGATCTGAACGGCAAGGAAGTGTGCGTGCTTGGCCGCGGCATCACCATTGGCCGCACGATTGGCCTGATGCTCACGCGCAACGCCGTCAACGCCACCGTCACCCTGTGCCACACCGGTACCCGGGATGTGGCCGACCACATGCGCCGCGCCGACGTGATCGTCGCCGCAATGGGTTCGGCCGGATTCGTGACGCCCGACAAGATCAAGGACGGCGCCGTGCTGGTCGACGTGGGCATCAGCCGCGTCTACGACGAAGAAGCCGGTCGCTACCGCATCAAGGGCGACGTGGACAAGGCCTGCTATGACAAGGCATCCGCCTACACCCCCAACCCCGGAGGCGTGGGCCCTATGACCCGAGCCATGCTCCTGGCCAACGTCGTGGAAATGGCCGAACGACACGCCTAG
- a CDS encoding metal ABC transporter solute-binding protein, Zn/Mn family, with the protein MGTQITRLTRLAAAGLSAVLLFATAACAATSPAETEPDNKTSVPAPTGPINVVASLNQWGSLAAELGGDDVEVTSIVNSTNVDAHDFEPKTSDVAKLSKAQIIVANGAGYDSWATKSMAKTTNIVSAASVMGAMEGDNPHLWFSKDARSSMATAITDAYVKALPSKKKAFQKRLKAWQAGEKSLETWASEFTRSHSGLTYAATEPVVYYLMADLGFKNQTPKGYMQSTASGGEPAPADLQSFQKLIEDKGVDVLVNNTQEASDATNMITGAAGRADVPVVDVSEQMPKDTDTLNAWINQLINTIIDAVDPSYGCEDATDGNANSDDSSADGAATDDANAHDSKASTGSSTEPKYIRQCKAATSSDSSQDSAKADASNGDSGDASGNDQTDSGK; encoded by the coding sequence ATGGGGACTCAAATCACACGACTTACGCGACTCGCCGCAGCCGGCCTGAGCGCCGTCCTGTTGTTCGCGACCGCCGCATGCGCAGCCACCTCCCCCGCTGAAACCGAGCCGGACAACAAGACCAGTGTTCCCGCACCGACCGGGCCGATCAATGTGGTCGCCTCCCTCAATCAATGGGGCTCGCTGGCCGCCGAGCTGGGCGGCGATGATGTGGAAGTCACGTCCATCGTGAACTCCACCAATGTGGATGCCCACGATTTCGAGCCAAAGACCTCGGACGTCGCCAAGCTGTCCAAGGCACAAATCATCGTGGCCAACGGTGCGGGCTACGATTCCTGGGCCACCAAATCGATGGCCAAGACCACGAATATCGTATCCGCCGCTTCCGTCATGGGTGCCATGGAAGGCGATAACCCGCATCTGTGGTTCTCCAAAGACGCTCGATCCAGCATGGCCACGGCCATCACCGATGCATATGTAAAGGCACTCCCCAGCAAGAAGAAGGCCTTCCAGAAGCGGCTCAAGGCATGGCAGGCGGGTGAGAAATCGCTGGAAACATGGGCGTCCGAGTTCACCAGATCCCACTCCGGCCTCACCTATGCAGCCACCGAACCCGTGGTCTATTATCTGATGGCCGATCTCGGGTTCAAGAATCAGACGCCCAAGGGGTATATGCAATCGACCGCTTCCGGCGGCGAACCGGCCCCCGCGGACCTGCAGTCTTTCCAGAAACTCATCGAAGACAAGGGCGTGGATGTGCTGGTTAACAACACGCAGGAAGCCAGTGACGCGACCAATATGATCACTGGCGCTGCCGGTCGTGCCGATGTGCCGGTAGTCGACGTCTCCGAACAGATGCCCAAGGATACCGACACGCTGAACGCCTGGATCAACCAGCTCATCAACACCATCATCGACGCGGTGGATCCGAGCTATGGCTGCGAAGACGCCACGGACGGCAACGCGAATTCCGATGATTCCAGCGCCGACGGCGCCGCCACGGATGATGCCAATGCGCACGATTCCAAGGCCAGCACCGGTTCCAGCACGGAGCCCAAGTACATCCGTCAGTGCAAGGCGGCCACATCCAGCGACTCGTCTCAGGATTCGGCAAAGGCCGATGCCTCCAATGGCGATTCCGGCGATGCCTCCGGCAACGACCAGACCGACTCCGGCAAATAG
- a CDS encoding ABC transporter ATP-binding protein: MSETSDCIVFSDAAIKRGDHIIWQHGTFAIPTGSVTAIVGTNGTGKTTMMRAELGLLPLCHGSLTVLGKPAGEMNKRIGYVPQSYVANVDSNLTAEQSVLLGLTGTRFGIHPITKAQKAKALKAMEFTGIADKAQYRLSELSGGLRQRVAIAQALVCDPQLLMLDEPLANLDLASQRATVHVLAKLNRELNMTIQVVAHDLNMLLPILTGAVYLLDGHPHYADMHKVLDSDLLTHLYGTQVQVVTTPQGDMFVTPTPDEPQDQPQDMHTAAEVAQLHHHEHGNATNGSAANSAENR, encoded by the coding sequence ATGAGTGAAACTTCCGATTGCATCGTGTTCAGCGATGCCGCCATCAAGCGTGGTGACCATATCATCTGGCAGCATGGCACCTTTGCCATTCCCACCGGTTCGGTCACGGCCATCGTCGGCACCAACGGCACCGGCAAAACCACGATGATGAGGGCCGAACTGGGACTTTTGCCGCTTTGCCATGGCAGCCTGACCGTACTGGGCAAGCCCGCAGGCGAGATGAACAAACGCATCGGATATGTGCCGCAGAGCTATGTGGCGAATGTCGATTCCAATCTCACCGCCGAACAATCCGTGTTGCTGGGTCTGACCGGCACCCGATTCGGCATCCACCCCATCACCAAGGCCCAGAAAGCCAAAGCGCTCAAGGCGATGGAGTTCACCGGCATCGCCGACAAGGCGCAGTACCGTCTGTCCGAACTGTCCGGCGGTTTGCGCCAGCGTGTGGCCATCGCCCAGGCGTTGGTGTGCGATCCACAACTGCTGATGCTTGACGAGCCGTTGGCCAACCTCGATCTGGCCAGTCAACGCGCCACCGTACACGTGCTGGCCAAGCTGAACCGTGAACTGAACATGACCATCCAGGTGGTTGCGCACGATCTCAATATGCTCTTGCCGATTCTGACCGGTGCCGTCTACTTGCTCGACGGGCACCCGCACTACGCCGATATGCACAAAGTGCTCGACTCCGACCTACTCACCCACCTCTACGGCACACAGGTGCAGGTGGTCACCACTCCGCAGGGTGACATGTTCGTGACCCCGACGCCGGATGAGCCCCAGGACCAGCCGCAGGATATGCACACGGCAGCCGAAGTGGCGCAATTGCACCATCACGAGCACGGCAACGCCACCAATGGCAGTGCCGCCAACAGCGCCGAGAATCGATAA
- a CDS encoding metal ABC transporter permease — protein sequence MSTINFSYDPEWLDTLSAPFMTNAFIAGLCIALAAGVMGYFTIARRSTFAAHALAHIGLPGATGAVLLGLPVSLGMGVFALGGALVIGALGKRVSEREIATGTVLAFATGLGLFFARLSSSASQQMQSILFGSILTITTGQIIGFAVFDVLLLALLAIIYRPLLFSSLDEQVAQAKGVPIGLMNVAFMAIMAGVITIAVPAVGTLLIFALVITPAATANILAGSPFKAMVIASVLCLVSIWAGLVLSAMFPAPPSFIIVTLSTLFWAIAKAVETVRK from the coding sequence ATGAGCACCATCAACTTTTCGTATGATCCCGAATGGCTGGACACACTGTCCGCTCCATTCATGACCAACGCCTTCATCGCCGGCCTGTGCATTGCCCTGGCCGCCGGTGTCATGGGATACTTCACCATCGCCCGTCGTTCCACCTTCGCGGCCCATGCGCTGGCCCATATCGGTCTGCCGGGCGCGACCGGCGCGGTGTTGCTCGGCCTGCCCGTGTCACTGGGCATGGGCGTGTTCGCACTGGGCGGCGCACTGGTGATCGGTGCTTTGGGCAAGCGCGTTTCCGAGCGTGAAATCGCAACCGGCACCGTGCTGGCCTTCGCCACCGGCTTGGGTCTGTTCTTCGCGCGATTGTCGAGTTCCGCCTCCCAGCAGATGCAGTCGATCCTCTTCGGCTCGATCCTGACCATCACCACCGGCCAGATCATCGGCTTCGCCGTGTTCGACGTATTGCTGCTGGCATTGTTGGCCATCATCTACCGCCCGCTGCTGTTCAGCTCGTTGGATGAGCAGGTGGCACAGGCCAAGGGTGTGCCGATCGGGCTGATGAACGTGGCGTTTATGGCGATTATGGCCGGTGTAATCACCATTGCCGTGCCGGCAGTGGGCACCTTGCTGATTTTCGCGCTGGTGATCACGCCTGCGGCCACCGCCAATATTCTGGCCGGCTCCCCATTCAAGGCGATGGTGATCGCCAGCGTGCTGTGCCTGGTGTCGATTTGGGCCGGACTCGTGCTGTCGGCGATGTTCCCCGCCCCCCCGAGCTTCATTATCGTGACGCTTTCCACCCTGTTCTGGGCTATCGCCAAGGCCGTGGAGACAGTGCGGAAGTAA
- a CDS encoding 2-C-methyl-D-erythritol 2,4-cyclodiphosphate synthase, translating to MGAAGVLIGQGFDAHRFAPAGSGRELWIAGLYWPVPDSCSEADAARYEGIEGDSDGDVAAHALIDALLAAARLGDIGSLFGVGADAHGAGRHGIDMLQEVVAHLASNGYTPASASVAIIGNRPKIGTRRAEAEAALSAAVGCPVSVTATTTDHMGFTGRGEGIAAIANALVEKI from the coding sequence ATGGGGGCTGCAGGAGTGCTGATAGGGCAAGGTTTTGACGCTCACCGTTTTGCGCCTGCCGGTTCAGGCCGTGAACTGTGGATTGCCGGGCTCTACTGGCCGGTGCCTGATTCATGCAGCGAGGCCGATGCCGCCAGATACGAGGGTATCGAAGGCGATTCCGATGGCGATGTGGCCGCGCACGCCCTGATTGACGCGTTGCTTGCCGCCGCCCGATTGGGAGACATTGGTTCACTGTTCGGTGTCGGTGCGGACGCGCATGGTGCCGGAAGGCATGGCATCGATATGCTGCAAGAAGTTGTGGCGCATCTGGCATCCAACGGGTATACGCCGGCATCGGCCTCAGTGGCGATCATCGGCAACCGTCCGAAAATCGGCACACGCCGTGCTGAAGCCGAAGCCGCCCTGTCTGCGGCGGTTGGTTGCCCGGTATCGGTTACCGCCACCACCACCGACCATATGGGATTCACTGGCCGCGGCGAAGGCATCGCCGCCATCGCCAATGCCTTGGTGGAAAAGATATAA
- a CDS encoding CarD family transcriptional regulator, with protein sequence MSYKVGDMVVYPRHGAAKVEAITERTVKGVTREYLQLSVLSSDGLVINVPVDNAKKVGVRDIVSASEVAKVFGILRTPIIEKEMNWSRRYKLNVEKIATGDVNKIAEVVRDLAQRDVDEHGLSAGEKRMLTKARAILTSEIALSEKIDEAEAQRLLDVNLGYEPAQPGDDKHHTAEPEEAAADTLARVEAEKKSKKK encoded by the coding sequence ATGTCTTACAAAGTCGGCGATATGGTCGTCTATCCGCGTCATGGTGCAGCGAAGGTGGAGGCCATTACCGAGCGGACGGTCAAGGGAGTGACGCGCGAATATCTGCAGTTGTCCGTACTCTCTTCCGATGGTTTGGTCATCAACGTTCCCGTGGACAATGCCAAGAAGGTCGGCGTGCGTGACATCGTCTCCGCATCCGAAGTGGCCAAGGTGTTCGGCATCCTGCGGACCCCGATCATCGAGAAAGAGATGAACTGGTCTCGCCGTTACAAGCTGAACGTCGAAAAGATCGCCACCGGCGATGTCAACAAGATCGCCGAAGTGGTTCGCGATCTCGCCCAGCGCGATGTCGACGAGCACGGCCTGTCCGCGGGCGAGAAGCGTATGCTCACCAAGGCCCGCGCCATTCTGACTTCTGAGATCGCCTTGTCCGAGAAGATCGACGAGGCGGAAGCCCAGCGTCTGCTCGACGTGAACCTGGGCTACGAGCCCGCTCAGCCCGGTGACGACAAGCATCACACCGCCGAGCCCGAAGAGGCCGCGGCCGATACTTTGGCTCGTGTCGAAGCCGAGAAGAAGTCCAAGAAGAAGTGA